One segment of Pantoea sp. Lij88 DNA contains the following:
- the sdhE gene encoding FAD assembly factor SdhE, which produces MDINDKSRIQWACRRGMLELDVAIMPFFKFEYDTLNDTDKQVFVNLLKSDDPDLFNWLMNHGEPKDPELKRMVNLIQQRNHDRGPVAM; this is translated from the coding sequence ATGGATATTAATGATAAATCACGTATTCAGTGGGCCTGCCGTCGCGGCATGCTGGAGCTGGATGTGGCGATTATGCCGTTCTTCAAATTTGAGTATGACACGCTGAACGACACCGATAAGCAGGTCTTTGTTAACCTGCTGAAGAGTGACGATCCCGATTTGTTCAACTGGCTGATGAACCACGGTGAGCCAAAGGATCCGGAGCTGAAGCGGATGGTGAACCTGATCCAGCAGCGTAACCATGATCGCGGCCCCGTGGCAATGTAA
- a CDS encoding protein YgfX has translation MIAAPWQCKLRPSRLAYAILCAWLVAAITGVSMMTLPVGGWLIKAPIILLLLAEGWRSLRRLRQRHGGLQREGVHCWIWQGKRWRPTQPLRWLPIGVLLVAKSEKGATLRWWLMRDNMQPGEWRALRACCFSKARH, from the coding sequence ATGATCGCGGCCCCGTGGCAATGTAAGCTGCGCCCCTCTCGCCTGGCGTACGCCATACTGTGCGCCTGGCTGGTGGCAGCCATCACCGGTGTCTCCATGATGACACTGCCGGTGGGCGGCTGGCTGATTAAAGCGCCGATTATTCTGCTGTTGCTGGCTGAAGGCTGGCGCAGCCTTCGGCGATTGCGTCAGCGGCACGGTGGATTACAGCGGGAAGGCGTCCATTGCTGGATCTGGCAGGGAAAACGCTGGCGACCGACTCAGCCACTGCGCTGGTTACCGATTGGCGTGCTGCTGGTGGCAAAGAGCGAAAAGGGCGCCACGCTGCGCTGGTGGCTGATGCGGGACAATATGCAGCCTGGCGAATGGCGTGCGTTGCGCGCCTGCTGTTTCAGCAAGGCGCGGCATTAA
- the fldB gene encoding flavodoxin FldB, with amino-acid sequence MKIGLFYGSSTCYTEIVAEKIRDFIGEELVTLHNVKDDDPRLMEQYDLLIMGIPTWDFGELQEDWEAIWTQLPALNLQNKIVALYGMGDQIGYGEWFLDALGMLHDLLQPMGVRFVGYWPLEGYEFTSPKPLSADGSQFVGLALDDVNQFEVTDERVEQWCEQVLTETAALL; translated from the coding sequence ATGAAAATCGGTCTTTTTTACGGTTCCAGTACCTGTTACACCGAAATCGTAGCGGAGAAAATTCGCGATTTTATTGGCGAAGAGTTAGTGACGCTGCATAACGTGAAAGATGACGACCCGCGCCTGATGGAGCAGTACGATCTGCTGATCATGGGCATCCCGACATGGGATTTCGGTGAGTTACAGGAAGACTGGGAGGCGATCTGGACGCAGCTGCCCGCGCTGAATCTGCAAAACAAGATTGTCGCGCTGTATGGCATGGGCGATCAGATTGGTTATGGCGAGTGGTTTTTAGATGCGCTCGGCATGCTGCACGATTTGCTGCAGCCAATGGGCGTGCGTTTTGTCGGCTACTGGCCGCTTGAGGGCTATGAGTTCACCAGCCCTAAACCGCTGAGTGCCGATGGTTCGCAGTTTGTGGGTCTGGCGCTGGATGATGTGAATCAGTTCGAGGTCACCGATGAGCGCGTTGAGCAGTGGTGCGAGCAGGTGCTGACCGAAACCGCTGCACTGCTCTGA